A region of the Roseiflexus sp. RS-1 genome:
CTCGCCAGTCAGTTGTTGCCAGGCAGCCTCAAGCACCCCCTGGACCGAGCGGCCATTCGTTTGCCACTGAGAGCCGACAAAGTCGGCGCCGTCATACTCGATCCGCAGCGCAATGTTTCGCATTTAGAGCAGTTCGATCTGCACCATTGTCGCGCCATCGCCCTGGCGCTGCCCCAACTTCGTAATGCGGGTAAAACCGCTTGTGCGATCGGCATACTGAGTTGGCGCAAAACTGAAGAGCCGACGCATTGCCGTTTTGCTCGCCAGCCGCGAAAGCGCCATGCGCCGGTTATGAGGCGTATCCTGGCGCGCCAGCGAAATCAACTTTTCCATTTCTGGTTGAACGGCTTTAGCTTTTGCCAGCGTCGTCCGGATGCGGCGATGCTCGATCAGAGCGATCATCAACCCGCGGATCAGCGCCTCACGCTGTTCTTTTTCTCTGCCAAGCAGATATCCCTTTTTGCGGTGTCGCATAGCACTTCCTCATCAACCCTCGATCTCTGCACGAGCCGCGTGCGATGTTTGACCGATCCGTGGAATATAGCCGCGTTCGATCAATTTATCGCGGATTTCTTCCATCGATTTTTG
Encoded here:
- the rplQ gene encoding 50S ribosomal protein L17, whose protein sequence is MRHRKKGYLLGREKEQREALIRGLMIALIEHRRIRTTLAKAKAVQPEMEKLISLARQDTPHNRRMALSRLASKTAMRRLFSFAPTQYADRTSGFTRITKLGQRQGDGATMVQIELL